The Calditrichota bacterium genome includes the window TTGCGTCTTATTTAATTCACCCTGAACCTTGTCCTGGATTTTGTTACCTAATTCAAGTATTTGTAATTCTTTATTTAAAAGATAATTAACTCTTGTCAGCCTCTCTTTTACATCCAACATCTCCAGGATTTGTTCTTTTTCCGTAACGGTAAAATTAACCTGAGAGGCAATAACGTCTGCAAGCTTTGAGGAATCCTCAGTATTAAGAACCATTACCCTGTGTTCATTTGTCAAATAAGGTGTATGGTCAACAATCTTTTGAAAGATGTTTTTAATATTATTTGCGAGGGCGTCAATTTCAAAATCCTGATCTTGAGGTACTACATTATCTTCTTGCTGATGAACAATCCCTTCAAAATAGGGCTCTGCCTTTGAGAATTCTGATACTTTAAAACGGTATAATCCCTGAACAATAAGCTGCTCACTACCATCCGGCATTTTAAATTTTTTCAAAATCATCGCGGCAGTACCAAACTTATAAAGATCCTCAAATGATGGCTCTTCTATTCTGCCATCCTGTTGTGACACAAGTCCAATAACTTTTGTTTCTTCATCTAATTCACTAAGCAGATTTAGCGACTTTTCACGGCCAACGGCTAATGGTATAACCTGGTGTGGAAAAACAACGGTATTTCTTAGTGGCATAATCGGTAAAACTTCTGAAACCGGGGTAGATATTATTTCACTCACTTTTTATCTCCGAATTTTTTGAGACCTATTTCCATCAATTTTTATGCCAAGGTTAATAAATGACGATAATTGTACAAAAAACACTAATATTGAATGTAATGACCTTTTTAATGGAAATTATGGCAGATTGTACTGTCAGACGATATCGTCAACAATTGTGTTGAAATAAAATATTATATGCAATATTATTTTTTTCCTAAATATAAGCTTGTAATTTCCCGACTGAAATGATTGGGAATTTTGAATGAAATGAAATTTTACAGCCAATTAATTTCTATTTGCGCATCACTTTTGGTTTCATTATTTTCAAAACCCGATTTAGTAACTCTAAAAAGAGTGTATAAAAATGATAATTAGAAAGGATTTTTATGTCTGATGTTTTAAACCTGCCTAAACCGTTAAAACCGTTAGAAGAACTATCTTATAATTTATGGTTTAGCTGGAATCCCGATGCAAGGGACCTTTTCAGGGAAATTGACTTAGATTTATGGCGCTCTGAAGACCGAAACCCAGTTGCATTTTTAAAAAAGATACCTTCTGAAAAAATTGAAAGATTTGCAGAAAACAAAGATTTTGTAAACAAAGTTAAAAAAGTCCATTCCAGGTTTGTAAACTACATGGACAATAAAGCGACTTTATTTAATAAGAATTACCCTAATCTTGATAACCAGTTAATTGCCTACTTTTCTGCAGAATATGGTATTCACGAATCTCTCCCGAATTATGCCGGTGGCTTGGGCGTTCTTTCCGGGGATCACTGCAAAACGGCTTCTGATCTTGGATTGCCATTTGTTGCTGTTGGCTTGATGTATAAGCATGCTTATTTCAATCAGCTGGTTAATGAACAAGGTGAACAGGTTGAAGAATATCGTGAACTTTCTCTGGACGAACTCCCCATTTCATTGGTCACAAATGATAATAATGAACCCGTCCTTGTTACCGTACCGATATTGGATCGCGAAGTTTATATAAAAATATGGAAAGTGGCTGTTGGCCGCATTAGCCTGTTTTTGCTTGATACAAATGTCGATCAGAATTCTGAGGATGATAAAAAGATCATCCATTCACTTTATGGCGGCACACGCGATACCCGGATTCAACAGGAAATTATTCTTGGGATTGGCGGACTCAGGGCATTGAGGGCGATGGATTTAGACCCGGCCACATATCACATGAATGAAGGTCATTCTGCATTTCTGGGACTGGAAAGATTATATGAATTAATCAATGAAGGAATGGATTTTAAACCTGCCCTTGAATATGTTCGCAGCACATCTTTATTTACAACCCATACTCCAATCCCCGCAGGAAATGAAGCATTTGAATTTGATATGATGGAGAAATACTTCAAGGATTTCTGGCCAAAACTGGAAATGTCCGATAATTATTTCTTTGATCTTGGGCGTAACCTGAATGAGCATCAACATGAAAATTTTTCTTTAACAATACTTGCGTTAAACATGGCATATATGGCCAACGGCGTTAGCAAACTTCACAGTGTTGTTTCGCAGGGAATGTGGCAAAAAGTTTATCCGGGCGTTCCTGTTTCCGAGGTTCCAATCGGACATGTTACAAATGGTATTCACACTGAATCCTGGTTGCACCGCGAAATGATTGAGTTGTTTGATAAATATGTTGGTGAAGACTGGCGTGATCATATCCATGAAGAATCGTACTGGAACAAGGTAAATGATATCCCGGATGATGTTTACTGGCAAGCAATGGTTAAAATGAAAAAAGCTATGTCCGGTCATCTTAGACGTAAACACGAAGATCAATTAAGCCGCTATCAAGGTCACGATCATGGCTATCCTGCTGCAGATGAAATTCTTGATGAAGAAGCTTTGACTATAGGCTTTGCCCGGCGTTTTGCTCCTTATAAAAGAGCAACTCTTTTGTTCCGGGATAAAGAGCGAATCAAAAAAATACTAAACAACACTGAAAAGCCTGTGCAAATTTTATTTTCCGGAAAAGCGCACCCTCAAAATGATGCAGGAAAAGAATTGATCCGTGAAGTAAATGCCATCACAAAGGAAAATGGCTTAAGAGGAAAAGTTAGTTTTGTTGAAAACTACAGCATCAATATCAGCCGCCCTTTAACCTCCGGCGTGGATGTTTGGCTGAATAACCCAAGGCGACCTTTGGAAGCAAGCGGCACTAGCGGCCAAAAAGTACCGATCAATGGTGGGATTAACTTCTCAGTTCTCGATGGTTGGTGGCCTGAAGGCTATAACGGAAAAAATGGCTGGGTTATCGGGAAAGAAGTTGAGTATTCTGACCATTTGCAGCAAGACAAAGATGATGCTGAAATGATGTATGATGTGCTTGAGAATGAGATTGTGCCCTTGTTTTATAAAAGAGACAAAGATGGCATTCCAAAAGATTGGATCAAAATGTCCAAAGAATCTCTGCGCTCCACTTTTACAAAATTTAGCACGCACACCATGGTCTGGAATTATACAACAAAATTCTATGTACCGGGCATTCAACGCGATGTTAAATACAATGAAAATGAATATGCTGCCCTAAACCGTTTTACACGTTGGATGAACCGTGTTAAAAGACATTGGCGCAATGTTCAACTCCATTTAAATGGTGGAAGCCTTCATGAAGATACACGCGTTTTCAGCGCAGGCGAAACAAAAGAAATCAGCATAAAAGTTAATGTTGGTGCGCTCAAAACAAGCGAACTTCGTGTTGAACTGATTCTGGAAAGGCAGGATGCTATAAAAGGTCACCAGCATATGGAAATTTACCCCATGGGACTTATTGGCCAGACAGATGAAAATAAATATGAATATCGAGCGCGGGTTAAAGCAAAACGTGATGGCTCTTACAGGTTTAACTGCCGTGTAATGCCAACTCACCCGGATTTGTTTTCGCAACATGAAACACGCTTGATTAAGTGGTTGGATTAAGAAATAATAGTTTGATTTTATTAAACCTTCCAGGATTTCAAAACCTGGAAGGTTTTTTATTTTATGAACTGTGTCTGAAAAGATGGGGCTTTTTTATTACATTAATGTTAAACTGAGCTGATATTAATTGCCTAACTGGCTAAATATTTTTTTAAAAAGCTTTTTTTCTTTTCACCTTTTTTAGGAAATCCGAGTTCTATAAGACTAGAGTCACCTTCTTCAACTAAGATATTTTTTGGAATACAGTTTAGGTTTTTATAAAAAAATTTTGCAAAAATTAATGGAGGACTAATTACCACTAAAAAAATATAGGAAAAATATCTCTCTGCGAAGGACTTTAATTCTGGAAAAAAAATTGATGTAACAAACATAAAAGATGCAAACAGTGGAAATCCAAGAGCCATTAACCACACCATGATATTCAAATTCCTCTTTTTCATTGTAGTTGATTTGATATCACCCACGCCTAAGACTGTCCCATAAACGTGTAAAGAATCACTTGAATTTCCTGTATGTATTATTTTAATTAAACAACCTTCTTTAAAATCGAAATAATCAAAATTGATGGAAATTCTTTTTTGATTACTTGAAATTCTGACCTTCCAATTATTTGACTCATTTGATGTTTGCTGAACTTCTGCGAATAGAATTTTAAAACCTGACTCAGCTTCAATTATCAGCGGGGTTTTTTTTTGCAATATCATCTCTTTTTACAGTTTCCTTACCTTCATTCCATATTATAAATTTTGATTGAGTAAGATTTTTAACTGTTTTGTCTTTATATGAAAAACTCAATCCATCAATTATACCAAGCTCTTGATTGAAAATATTAAGACTATCAAGTACGTAGTTTGGTGATTTTTCTCTTTGGCTTTTTTTATAGTATAAGTGAGTTGCAAGGACACCAAAAGCCAAAAACAAAAAAGGTAAAATTATATCAGAAAACCAATCTATCATACATCCTCTTCCAAAAAAGATTTTAAAACGCTTTTATAAATTATGGGCAAGTCTTTGTTTTAACATAGGTTTATCCGATTGCAGGCTGTTGTGATTTTTGCAACACACATAACATAAATAAAAACAACTGCTTTTTCAAAACAGAATTTCGATGGACCACAGCTGAAAATATTTATGCTATTTGTAGAGAGGATGATTTTAGTAAGAACTTCTAACAAACATAGTCTTGGAGATTATCAAACATATAAATAAATTAGCAAGATTATAATCCAGATAACATTGTTTGCTATGTATCTGATAAAAACATTTTTAACAGGAAAACAGTATGACTTTTAAAGATCAAATACGCCAGGGAATCCCAAAAGAATTACCTGAGAAAATTGCATATCCAGCCGACGCAAATGCGGCTCCAAAAAGAAAAGATATTTTAAGCATAGAAGAAAAACAGCTGGCTGTTCGCAACGCCCTACGCTACTTTCCGGAAAAGTGGCACAAAATATTGGCTGAAGAATTTGCCGCTGAGCTACAAAAGTTTGGCCGGATTTATATGCACCGTTTTAAACCGGATTATAAAATATATGCAAGGCCAATTGAAGAGTATCCGGCAAAAACACGACAAGCAGCTGCAATAATGTTGATGATACAAAACAA containing:
- the glgP gene encoding alpha-glucan family phosphorylase — encoded protein: MSDVLNLPKPLKPLEELSYNLWFSWNPDARDLFREIDLDLWRSEDRNPVAFLKKIPSEKIERFAENKDFVNKVKKVHSRFVNYMDNKATLFNKNYPNLDNQLIAYFSAEYGIHESLPNYAGGLGVLSGDHCKTASDLGLPFVAVGLMYKHAYFNQLVNEQGEQVEEYRELSLDELPISLVTNDNNEPVLVTVPILDREVYIKIWKVAVGRISLFLLDTNVDQNSEDDKKIIHSLYGGTRDTRIQQEIILGIGGLRALRAMDLDPATYHMNEGHSAFLGLERLYELINEGMDFKPALEYVRSTSLFTTHTPIPAGNEAFEFDMMEKYFKDFWPKLEMSDNYFFDLGRNLNEHQHENFSLTILALNMAYMANGVSKLHSVVSQGMWQKVYPGVPVSEVPIGHVTNGIHTESWLHREMIELFDKYVGEDWRDHIHEESYWNKVNDIPDDVYWQAMVKMKKAMSGHLRRKHEDQLSRYQGHDHGYPAADEILDEEALTIGFARRFAPYKRATLLFRDKERIKKILNNTEKPVQILFSGKAHPQNDAGKELIREVNAITKENGLRGKVSFVENYSINISRPLTSGVDVWLNNPRRPLEASGTSGQKVPINGGINFSVLDGWWPEGYNGKNGWVIGKEVEYSDHLQQDKDDAEMMYDVLENEIVPLFYKRDKDGIPKDWIKMSKESLRSTFTKFSTHTMVWNYTTKFYVPGIQRDVKYNENEYAALNRFTRWMNRVKRHWRNVQLHLNGGSLHEDTRVFSAGETKEISIKVNVGALKTSELRVELILERQDAIKGHQHMEIYPMGLIGQTDENKYEYRARVKAKRDGSYRFNCRVMPTHPDLFSQHETRLIKWLD